Sequence from the Methanomassiliicoccales archaeon genome:
GTGGCTGCCGCTCCCTGGACCTTCGCTCCTGTCTGCGAGCTGCAGAACATGTGGGTCCAGACCACCAGCGGCAAGCTGTTACCCATGCCTTGCGGATACACTGCGAGGGGGGAACTCGGAGTTGGATCAATGATCGTTTTCAGCGGGGCCGCGCTGATGTTCGTAAAGAACGTCAATCCGAGGAGGGCTGTCGGCGCGTTCGCTGGAGCCCTTGGTGCATTGGCCATTGCGTTTCCGACATATCTGACGGGGATGTGTGCGGTAGCCTCCCACTC
This genomic interval carries:
- a CDS encoding DUF4418 family protein → MRLYWAAGILIVLGAIVAAAPWTFAPVCELQNMWVQTTSGKLLPMPCGYTARGELGVGSMIVFSGAALMFVKNVNPRRAVGAFAGALGALAIAFPTYLTGMCAVASHSCRTTTEPTLILSGLATIAVGAGLVLMRQK